The following coding sequences are from one Elusimicrobium minutum Pei191 window:
- the gap gene encoding type I glyceraldehyde-3-phosphate dehydrogenase — MAIKVGINGFGRIGRLVFRAAMKRNDIEIVGINDLGTVDYLAYMLKYDTVHGKFDGTIEVDLANSKLIVNGKAIRVTAEKDPANLKWNEVGAEYVLESTGLFLSKEKAEAHIKAGAKYVVMSAPSKDDTPMFVTGVNDDKYVKGTQFVSNASCTTNCLAPIAKVLNDKWGITDGLMTTVHATTATQKTVDGPSAKDWRGGRAASGNIIPSSTGAAKAVGKVIPALNGKLTGMSMRVPTLDVSVVDLTVNLAKPAKYEEICKEMKRASENELKGVLGYTEEAVVSSDFIGDPRTSIFDAKAGIALTDTFVKVVAWYDNEMGYSTKCLDLIAKMAEVNGK; from the coding sequence ATGGCAATTAAAGTTGGTATTAACGGCTTTGGCCGCATTGGCCGCTTAGTTTTCAGAGCCGCAATGAAACGCAATGATATTGAAATCGTTGGCATCAACGACTTAGGTACGGTTGATTATTTGGCTTACATGCTTAAATATGATACAGTCCATGGTAAATTCGACGGTACAATTGAAGTCGATTTAGCTAACAGCAAACTTATCGTTAACGGCAAAGCTATACGCGTAACAGCGGAAAAAGATCCCGCAAATCTTAAATGGAATGAAGTTGGCGCTGAATATGTTTTAGAATCAACGGGTTTATTCCTTTCTAAAGAAAAAGCCGAAGCTCACATTAAAGCCGGCGCGAAATATGTGGTTATGTCAGCTCCTTCCAAAGATGATACACCGATGTTTGTTACCGGCGTAAACGATGACAAATACGTAAAAGGCACACAGTTTGTTTCCAACGCATCTTGCACAACAAACTGTTTAGCTCCTATCGCCAAAGTTTTAAATGACAAATGGGGTATTACGGACGGTTTAATGACAACAGTCCACGCCACAACAGCCACACAGAAAACAGTTGACGGCCCGAGTGCCAAAGACTGGAGAGGCGGCAGAGCCGCAAGCGGAAATATTATTCCTTCCTCAACAGGCGCGGCCAAAGCTGTGGGTAAAGTTATACCCGCTCTTAACGGCAAATTAACAGGTATGTCAATGCGCGTTCCAACATTGGACGTTTCAGTAGTTGACTTAACCGTTAACCTCGCCAAACCCGCTAAATATGAAGAAATCTGCAAAGAAATGAAACGCGCTTCCGAAAACGAACTCAAAGGCGTTTTAGGTTATACGGAAGAAGCGGTTGTTTCCTCAGACTTCATCGGCGATCCCCGCACGTCAATTTTTGACGCTAAAGCCGGTATCGCTTTAACAGACACTTTCGTTAAAGTAGTTGCCTGGTACGATAATGAAATGGGTTATTCAACAAAATGCTTAGACTTAATTGCCAAAATGGCAGAAGTCAACGGCAAATAA
- a CDS encoding Bax inhibitor-1/YccA family protein, producing the protein MKSSNPIFNEEGFKKAAEMQAASTQPMTISGAVNKSFTLLFICFIGALLSWSRPEPLLPWIWPISIGAFVIAMIVIFNKRTAPMLAPIYAFGQGIAVGLISLAYAQQYAGIVYQALGVSMTVFFIMLVLYKTRIIKVTSMVKSVIVAATAGVAVFYIIGMIMMLFGANWFYLSATPLSIGVSVVVCLIAAFNLLLDFDFIENAARYNMPKYMEWYAAFGLLITLIWMYLEILRLLGKLQRR; encoded by the coding sequence ATGAAATCAAGCAATCCTATTTTTAATGAAGAAGGGTTTAAAAAAGCGGCCGAAATGCAAGCCGCCTCAACACAACCCATGACAATATCTGGGGCGGTTAACAAATCTTTCACATTACTTTTTATTTGTTTTATAGGAGCATTACTCAGCTGGTCAAGGCCGGAACCGCTTTTACCCTGGATTTGGCCTATATCTATAGGCGCTTTTGTAATAGCCATGATTGTAATTTTCAACAAAAGAACGGCCCCTATGTTAGCGCCTATATATGCTTTCGGACAAGGTATCGCGGTAGGTTTAATATCTTTAGCTTACGCGCAACAGTACGCGGGTATTGTTTACCAGGCTTTAGGCGTTTCAATGACTGTGTTTTTTATTATGCTTGTTTTATATAAAACACGCATAATAAAAGTTACCAGTATGGTAAAAAGCGTAATAGTCGCCGCTACCGCCGGCGTGGCCGTGTTTTACATAATAGGAATGATAATGATGCTTTTTGGCGCCAATTGGTTTTATTTATCAGCCACTCCGTTAAGCATAGGCGTAAGCGTTGTTGTCTGCCTTATAGCCGCGTTCAACCTGCTTTTGGATTTTGATTTTATAGAAAACGCGGCGCGTTATAATATGCCTAAATATATGGAATGGTATGCCGCTTTCGGCCTGCTTATTACCTTAATATGGATGTATTTGGAAATATTAAGATTGCTCGGCAAATTGCAAAGAAGATAA
- the lpxK gene encoding tetraacyldisaccharide 4'-kinase: protein MDLEKTRDNLKNNVFGRFFLYVLSKGYELGTIVNKFLYENGWRKSYSVNTRVVCVGNITAGGTGKTTAVLLAARTLAEAGIRTAIISRGYKRDKKNKNPVVLFDDELENNWVTAGDEPFMMSRALADVKVPIVIHEDRHLAATEALKRFKSQVLLLDDGFQHFRLKRDANIVLIDARNPFGGGQLLPYGTLREGLSGLKRANLVLLTHSNQADQRKKEDIKDQIRLQNEDIEILEAVHQPEHYFDICNSVKVPLNHLKGEAGVFSAIGEPGGFEDTLKDLGLKLVKVWRYPDHRRYTEEDLKTFVDLAGENPLVTTFKDFVKFPENWRDILKKNVYVLSVSMKIKGKKEFDIFAEALYPKFTNLNVKKESKSRK from the coding sequence ATGGATTTAGAAAAAACAAGAGATAATTTAAAAAACAATGTTTTCGGGCGGTTTTTTTTATATGTGCTTTCAAAAGGATATGAGCTCGGAACCATAGTTAATAAATTTTTATATGAAAACGGCTGGCGTAAAAGTTACAGCGTAAACACGCGTGTTGTTTGTGTGGGTAATATTACAGCGGGCGGCACCGGTAAAACCACGGCGGTGCTTCTTGCCGCGCGTACTTTGGCTGAGGCGGGTATAAGAACCGCAATAATTTCCCGTGGGTATAAAAGAGATAAAAAAAATAAAAATCCCGTAGTCTTGTTTGACGATGAGCTTGAAAACAACTGGGTAACCGCCGGCGATGAACCTTTTATGATGAGCCGCGCATTGGCTGACGTAAAAGTGCCCATAGTAATTCACGAGGACAGGCACCTTGCCGCTACCGAAGCTCTAAAAAGATTTAAAAGCCAGGTTTTACTTCTTGACGACGGGTTTCAGCACTTCCGTTTAAAAAGGGATGCTAACATTGTTCTTATTGACGCCAGAAATCCTTTTGGAGGGGGGCAGCTGCTCCCGTACGGTACTTTAAGAGAGGGGCTCTCAGGTTTAAAAAGAGCCAATCTTGTTTTATTAACGCACAGCAATCAGGCTGACCAGCGTAAAAAAGAAGATATAAAGGACCAGATACGCCTTCAAAACGAGGATATTGAGATTTTGGAAGCAGTGCACCAGCCTGAGCATTATTTTGATATCTGCAATTCCGTAAAGGTGCCTTTAAACCATTTAAAAGGCGAAGCGGGGGTATTTTCAGCCATAGGAGAACCCGGCGGCTTTGAAGATACGTTAAAAGATTTGGGACTTAAACTTGTTAAAGTCTGGCGTTATCCCGACCACAGAAGATATACTGAAGAAGATCTTAAAACTTTTGTTGATTTGGCGGGGGAAAACCCTTTGGTTACCACTTTTAAGGATTTTGTTAAATTTCCGGAAAACTGGCGGGATATTTTAAAGAAAAACGTGTATGTTCTTTCCGTCAGCATGAAAATAAAAGGTAAAAAAGAATTTGATATTTTTGCCGAAGCGCTATATCCCAAATTTACAAATTTGAATGTTAAAAAGGAAAGCAAAAGCCGCAAATAG